A part of Sugiyamaella lignohabitans strain CBS 10342 chromosome D, complete sequence genomic DNA contains:
- the MSH3 gene encoding mismatch repair protein MSH3 (Mismatch repair protein; forms dimers with Msh2p that mediate repair of insertion or deletion mutations and removal of nonhomologous DNA ends, contains a PCNA (Pol30p) binding motif required for genome stability; GO_component: GO:0032302 - MutSbeta complex [Evidence IPI] [PMID 8805366]; GO_component: GO:0005737 - cytoplasm [Evidence IDA] [PMID 14562095]; GO_component: GO:0000228 - nuclear chromosome [Evidence IBA]; GO_component: GO:0005634 - nucleus [Evidence IEA,IEA]; GO_component: GO:0005634 - nucleus [Evidence IDA] [PMID 14562095]; GO_function: GO:0005524 - ATP binding [Evidence IEA,IEA]; GO_function: GO:0003677 - DNA binding [Evidence IEA]; GO_function: GO:0032135 - DNA insertion or deletion binding [Evidence IDA] [PMID 8805366]; GO_function: GO:0008094 - DNA-dependent ATPase activity [Evidence IBA]; GO_function: GO:0000403 - Y-form DNA binding [Evidence IDA] [PMID 16781730]; GO_function: GO:0003684 - damaged DNA binding [Evidence IBA]; GO_function: GO:0000406 - double-strand/single-strand DNA junction binding [Evidence IDA] [PMID 16781730]; GO_function: GO:0000404 - heteroduplex DNA loop binding [Evidence IDA] [PMID 16781730]; GO_function: GO:0030983 - mismatched DNA binding [Evidence IEA]; GO_function: GO:0030983 - mismatched DNA binding [Evidence IDA] [PMID 17636021]; GO_function: GO:0000166 - nucleotide binding [Evidence IEA]; GO_process: GO:0006310 - DNA recombination [Evidence IMP] [PMID 15920474]; GO_process: GO:0006281 - DNA repair [Evidence IEA]; GO_process: GO:0006974 - cellular response to DNA damage stimulus [Evidence IEA]; GO_process: GO:0043570 - maintenance of DNA repeat elements [Evidence IBA]; GO_process: GO:0000710 - meiotic mismatch repair [Evidence IMP] [PMID 16702432]; GO_process: GO:0006298 - mismatch repair [Evidence IEA]; GO_process: GO:0006298 - mismatch repair [Evidence IMP] [PMID 8510668]; GO_process: GO:0006298 - mismatch repair [Evidence IMP] [PMID 9520271]; GO_process: GO:0006312 - mitotic recombination [Evidence IMP] [PMID 8849883]; GO_process: GO:0007131 - reciprocal meiotic recombination [Evidence IBA]; GO_process: GO:0000735 - removal of nonhomologous ends [Evidence IGI,IMP] [PMID 9256462]) has product MNKSKQKQTSISSFFKRPVKTVEAKNDVADVSSDASSRVSRGSKNMVADQIDSAEDSLTKEPTSRGVKRSAPTRKSDSDNHIITNKRIKASESQNSNHVQSRSVDPIRTKPASASLQNGGKSNPRSKLLAYQFTKSKNIKKEPLSQEQQELHDLFLAKLGKPGSLEKIRQRLRQNGPDANATPGETSGDSTSSTAIGEDTDNSEVGADGNDSSAQDHDVNSSDSSAISLGRFASGVGTATKSGTTCSTGHVKLTPMDEQYVALKKDYPDAIILVEVGYKYKIYGYDAVLAAKAFGWNAVPGKLSIDNSHPTDHLYKTFASTSFPIQALDRRVRNLVDKGFKVGVVQQMETAAIKSAGSNKSKLMKRELTFMHTKGTFLEEFQHQSQGQFSSLSMSGGYILCVCTGEKKTPLSPLSFGLVAVRASTGDIIVDEFIDTPLLTEFETRLLHIQPCEVLIVGEVPTSVDTMIKRLSIRGTQHAADSAIRVESRPKLQEAEASSLINNFYARNESVLPPTVLTSLSSLSLASLIGYLETFKLQDVLYLTNNFTTFTSRNHMLLNANTLTSLEIFQNETNFSEKGSLFWILDHTRTPFGQRLLKSWLAKPLVDREQLELRVEAVSELVSSYPDKIHKIAQIMKRLPDMEKGLIRLYYKRTTRKQLYFTLDFLREISVAFSELNPEKVGFGSKVLNELFALLPKCREIVIQALSHISPAAAKEDRKEDFFKDDDFEEYENITDQKLLIADIDKKLSDHLELLRKQLDMPKLEYKSIQLTNYLVLIPKSKAKTVPKDWIRGGSTKDAHGYHTPEVRKLLKEKEYHREKLSLECDSALSLFLDDLVHHYEQFREVISAVSQIDCLMSLAAASSNSNYTRVQYVDTPYIQIKDGRHPMVDQLLSSGSFVPNSVDMSHDVNRSLIITGPNMGGKSSYVRQVALICIMAQIGCFVPAESATLGIVDAIYTRMGAYDNMLAGESTFMVELKECVDIINNATERSLVILDEIGRGTGTMDGVGIAHAVLSHFITDIKSLTLFVTHYPLLAEFENEYPGIVSNHHMGFLERDGEFGKEITFLFTLETGIAHRSYGLNVARLAGVPSSILHLARIKSEELEKRLIARRSMKQAIKDAIQLKRALVTT; this is encoded by the coding sequence ATGAACAAGTCCAAACAAAAGCAGACTTCGATAAGTTCGTTTTTCAAACGACCTGTTAAGACTGTAGAAGCCAAAAATGACGTTGCTGATGTGTCGTCAGATGCTTCTTCTCGGGTATCCAGGGGTTCTAAGAATATGGTGGCGGATCAGATTGATTCGGCGGAAGACTCACTAACTAAAGAACCTACCTCTCGGGGTGTAAAACGGTCTGCTCCTACTAGAAAGTCTGATTCAGATAACCATATCATTACAAATAAAAGGATAAAAGCGTCCGAGTCGCAGAATTCCAACCATGTGCAGAGTAGGTCAGTGGATCCAATCAGGACGAAGCCAGCCAGTGCTTCTTTGCAGAATGGTGGGAAATCTAATCCGAGAAGTAAGCTGTTAGCCTATCAGTTtacaaaatccaaaaatataaaaaagGAACCACTTTCTCAGGAACAGCAGGAATTACATGATCTGTTTCTGGCTAAGTTGGGCAAGCCTGGAAGTCTCGAGAAAATTAGACAGCGGTTGAGACAGAATGGGCCAGATGCTAATGCCACACCTGGTGAAACGTCTGGAGACAGTACCTCTAGTACAGCTATAGGGGAAGATACAGATAATTCCGAGGTCGGGGCAGATGGCAATGACAGCAGCGCACAGGACCATGACGTAAATAGTAGCGATTCGAGTGCTATATCGCTTGGCCGTTTTGCAAGTGGCGTTGGTACTGCTACAAAGTCAGGCACTACGTGCTCTACCGGTCATGTGAAATTGACACCAATGGATGAACAGTATGTGGCACTTAAAAAGGACTATCCTGATGCCATCATTCTTGTCGAGGTGGGCTACAAATACAAGATCTATGGATATGATGCTGTGTTGGCAGCAAAGGCGTTTGGATGGAATGCTGTTCCCGGTAAGCTTAGCATAGATAACTCCCACCCAACAGATCATCTGTATAAAACATTCGCCAGCACCTCGTTCCCCATACAAGCTCTAGATAGGCGAGTACGTAATTTGGTAGACAAAGGATTCAAGGTGGGAGTTGTGCAGCAGATGGAGACAGCTGCTATAAAGTCTGCAGGGAGCAATAAGAGCAAGCTAATGAAACGAGAACTTACCTTCATGCACACAAAGGGAACGTTTTTGGAAGAATTCCAACATCAATCCCAGGGTCAGTTCAGTTCTCTGTCCATGTCGGGTGGATATATTCTTTGTGTTTGTACGGgggagaagaagactcCGTTGTCACCACTATCATTTGGACTAGTTGCAGTTCGTGCTTCAACTGGTGACATCATTGTAGATGAGTTTATTGATACTCCTCTGCTAACTGAATTTGAAACCAGGTTGCTTCATATTCAACCATGTGAAGTACTAATCGTGGGTGAGGTACCGACTAGCGTCGACACCATGATCAAAAGACTCTCCATAAGAGGCACCCAGCACGCTGCTGACTCGGCAATTCGAGTTGAAAGTCGGCCAAAACTTCAAGAAGCGGAAGCGTCTTCTCTGattaataatttttatgCTAGAAATGAGTCAGTTCTTCCGCCGACAGTCCTCACCTCGCTTTCATCACTGTCTCTTGCCTCGTTGATAGGATATCTTGAAACTTTCAAGCTACAAGATGTATTATACCTGACGAACAACTTCACAACTTTTACAAGTCGAAATCATATGCTGCTCAATGCTAATACCCTCACAAGTttagaaatatttcaaaatgAAACAAACTTTTCAGAAAAAGGCAGTCTGTTTTGGATTTTAGATCACACTCGTACTCCTTTTGGGCAGCGTCTATTAAAGTCCTGGTTGGCTAAACCTTTAGTAGATCGTGAGCAACTAGAACTTCGAGTGGAAGCAGTATCTGAGCTGGTGTCGAGCTATCCAGATAAAATACACAAGATTGCACAGATCATGAAGAGATTACCTGATATGGAGAAGGGATTAATTCGTCTATATTATAAGCGTACGACGCGTAAACAGCTGTATTTCACGCTTGATTTTCTTCGAGAAATTTCGGTGGCCTTTTCTGAGCTTAATCCTGAAAAGGTTGGGTTTGGATCCAAAGTCTTGAATGAATTATTTGCTTTATTGCCCAAATGCCGTGAGATAGTTATCCAAGCTCTTTCCCATATTAgcccagctgctgccaaagaGGATAGAAAAGAAGACTTTTTTAAAGACGACGATTTCGAAGAATATGAAAACATTACTGATCAGAAATTGCTaattgctgatatcgaTAAGAAGCTGTCTGATCACCTTGAACTGCTTCGAAAACAGTTGGATATGCCAAAACTGGAGTACAAATCAATACAACTCACAAACTACCTGGTTTTGATCCCGAAATCAAAGGCGAAAACAGTTCCAAAAGATTGGATTCGCGGGGGCAGCACTAAAGACGCTCACGGATACCACACACCGGAAGTGCGAAAACTGcttaaagaaaaagagtaCCATCGAGAAAAGTTATCGTTAGAATGTGATTCTGCTTTGTCATTATTCCTTGACGATCTTGTTCACCATTATGAGCAATTTAGAGAAGTGATATCAGCTGTTTCGCAGATCGATTGTCTTATGTCACTAGCAGCGGCATCTTCAAATTCTAATTACACCCGTGTTCAATATGTGGATACACCATACATCCAAATCAAAGACGGAAGGCATCCCATGGTAGACCAGCTTCTCTCTAGCGGTTCATTTGTCCCAAATAGTGTAGACATGTCTCATGACGTTAACAGAAGTTTGATAATCACTGGGCCCAATATGGGCGGAAAAAGCTCGTATGTGCGGCAGGTAGCGTTGATTTGTATAATGGCCCAAATTGGGTGTTTCGTGCCTGCTGAGAGTGCTACTTTAGGCATTGTCGATGCTATTTATACTCGAATGGGTGCATACGATAATATGTTGGCTGGTGAATCTACTTTTATGGTCGAACTTAAAGAATGTGTGGATATAATTAACAATGCTACCGAGAGGTCGCTTGTGATTTTGGACGAAATTGGAAGAGGCACTGGCACTATGGATGGTGTGGGCATTGCACACGCAGTTTTATCCCACTTTATTACAGATATTAAGTCACTTACACTATTTGTTACTCATTATCCACTGCTGGCAGAGTTTGAAAACGAATATCCTGGCATTGTTTCTAACCACCACATGGGATTTTTAGAAAGAGATGGCGAGTTTGGTAAGGAGATAACTTTCTTGTTTACATTGGAAACAGGTATAGCTCATAGATCTTACGGACTCAATGTTGCACGGCTAGCAGGCGTCCCTTCGTCCATCCTACATCTAGCCAGAATTAAGTCAGAAGAGTTGGAGAAAAGGCTAATAGCACGACGAAGTATGAAACAGGCAATTAAGGATGCCATCCAGTTAAAAAGGGCTCTTGTGACAACCTAA
- the GPI1 gene encoding Gpi1p (Membrane protein involved in the synthesis of GlcNAc-PI; N-acetylglucosaminyl phosphatidylinositol (GlcNAc-PI) is the first intermediate in the synthesis of glycosylphosphatidylinositol (GPI) anchors; human and mouse GPI1p are functional homologs; GO_component: GO:0000506 - glycosylphosphatidylinositol-N- acetylglucosaminyltransferase (GPI-GnT) complex [Evidence IGI,ISA] [PMID 9729469]; GO_component: GO:0016021 - integral component of membrane [Evidence IEA,IEA]; GO_component: GO:0016021 - integral component of membrane [Evidence ISM] [PMID 12192589]; GO_component: GO:0016021 - integral component of membrane [Evidence ISM] [PMID 8910381]; GO_component: GO:0016020 - membrane [Evidence IEA,IEA]; GO_function: GO:0017176 - phosphatidylinositol N-acetylglucosaminyltransferase activity [Evidence IEA,IEA]; GO_function: GO:0017176 - phosphatidylinositol N-acetylglucosaminyltransferase activity [Evidence IC] [PMID 9729469]; GO_function: GO:0016740 - transferase activity [Evidence IEA]; GO_function: GO:0016757 - transferase activity, transferring glycosyl groups [Evidence IEA]; GO_process: GO:0006506 - GPI anchor biosynthetic process [Evidence IEA,IEA,IEA]; GO_process: GO:0006506 - GPI anchor biosynthetic process [Evidence IDA,IMP] [PMID 8910381]) produces the protein MTIRIYWPLNVIQLQKKTEYPPSLIIGWNNSDTDIVVVTTLPFLDPAIVETLLIRDDLLKESNFNCSQIYERCGIRRMSILGTLNVNSDGSSMLNRNRNIVINARLDNEINYPQHELIGRIKVKNINEAKSCSSIQVIVFDPPLAHRMQYLSLYPISLALAERTTLTVVSEEYEANLIESLEKKQILMEKALQHTLREQDSGSEQRIVLKNCISQVNCSHEVGEIMRHNAATLFPKLKSRRRRLSVSESVIESARTVHDGFWNALYLLWCSFIPYLSRILVGAILLGRVIAEGILSIIEWRPGTIPNRRQDNADTVKRTSSSASGSMTSTSTSASTSSPPTPALKDISATAQQIDLRLQQFCYWPIQYLTIRKRSQSWHSNTDFNVEYIRFYNTIWLVINDVILGVALGSVILDNRDYIVDWLCYGIDEILSVQFRDIMLWLMDWPGGLKLNNELAAFFGEMFLWVIQFWATFLNIFRPYFRIVISVIGYAGFGGFTLSISLVSDFISFLTLHVYAFYVASARIYHWQLVVLHSLFHLFRGKKHNVLRNRIDSCNYELDQLLMGTVFFTVLIFLLPTVLVFYLFFAFSRLSIVLLCAGLESVLSFLNHFPLFAILLRIKDSQRIPGGIRFEYQKDDKSCLKLKSVPLGYSHIFQQYNILGQRLRMHYLSLQVITRLLTGQFVPIQRTKLYVLLYSMLPEERVPLNELYKELKTLP, from the coding sequence ATGACAATTAGAATATATTGGCCGCTGAATGTGATTCAGCTTCAGAAAAAGACGGAATACCCACCGTCACTTATCATAGGATGGAATAATTCAGATACAGATATTGTAGTGGTCACCACCCTACCATTTCTAGACCCAGCTATAGTTGAAACGCTGTTGATTAGAGATGATCTGCTTAAAGAGTCGAACTTTAACTGTTCTCAAATCTATGAAAGATGTGGAATACGTAGAATGAGTATCCTTGGTACATTAAATGTGAATTCGGATGGATCCTCGATGCTAAATCGCAATCGCAACATAGTGATAAATGCCAGACTGGACAATGAAATCAACTATCCTCAGCACGAATTAATAGGCAGGATAAAAGTCAAGAATATAAATGAAGCAAAATCATGTTCTTCAATTCAAGTTATAGTATTTGATCCGCCTCTGGCTCATCGTATGCAATATCTGTCACTGTATCCTATATCTTTGGCATTAGCAGAAAGGACGACACTGACAGTGGTAAGTGAGGAATACGAGGCAAATCTAATCGAATCACtggaaaaaaaacagaTCCTTATGGAAAAAGCCTTACAGCATACATTACGAGAACAAGACTCTGGGAGTGAACAGCGAATTGTGTTGAAAAATTGCATATCTCAAGTCAATTGCTCGCATGAAGTAGGAGAAATTATGAGACATAACGCGGCCACGTTATTCCCCAAACTCAAGTCCAGAAGACGAAGGCTTAGTGTTAGCGAGTCTGTCATAGAATCAGCTCGTACGGTCCATGATGGATTCTGGAATGCCCTTTATTTGCTGTGGTGCTCTTTTATTCCTTATTTGAGTAGAATCTTGGTTGGAGCTATTCTTCTCGGACGAGTCATCGCAGAAGGAATATTATCCATCATAGAGTGGAGACCAGGTACTATACCCAATAGAAGACAAGACAATGCCGATACTGTTAAACGaacatcttcatcagcatcaggaTCAATGACCTCTACGTCAAcctcagcatcaacttCGTCACCACCTACGCCGGCACTCAAAGATATTTCTGCAACAGCACAGCAGATTGACTTACGGCTACAACAATTTTGTTATTGGCCAATACAGTACCTGACTATCCGAAAAAGATCACAGAGCTGGCATAGTAATACTGACTTCAACGTCGAATACATCCGATTTTATAACACGATATGGCTGGTGATCAACGATGTTATTCTTGGCGTTGCACTTGGAAGTGTGATACTAGACAATCGTGATTATATTGTAGACTGGCTATGCTATGGAATCGACGAGATCCTCTCTGTGCAGTTTAGAGATATCATGCTTTGGCTCATGGATTGGCCCGGTGGCCTGAAGTTAAACAACGAACTCGCAGCGTTCTTCGGAGAGATGTTTCTCTGGGTGATACAATTCTGGGCTACgtttttaaatattttcaggCCTTACTTCAGAATCGTAATATCAGTCATAGGATATGCTGGATTTGGTGGATTTACGTTGTCGATATCATTAGTATCAGATTTTATCTCGTTTCTGACTCTTCATGTATATGCTTTTTACGTGGCGTCTGCACGAATATACCACTGGCAGCTTGTGGTTCTCCACTCTCTGTTCCACCTGTTTAGAGGTAAAAAGCACAACGTATTGAGAAATAGGATTGATTCATGCAATTACGAGCTAGATCAGTTGCTCATGGGCACTGTGTTTTTCACAgtgctgatatttctgTTACCAACAGTGTtggtattttatttatttttcgcATTTAGCAGGCTATCTATAGTGCTGTTATGCGCTGGTCTTGAGAGTGTACTGTCATTTCTGAATCATTTCCCACTGTTTGCTATTTTACTGAGAATCAAGGACTCACAAAGAATCCCAGGCGGAATCCGCTTCGAATACCAAAAAGATGACAAAAGCTGTCTGAAGCTCAAGTCAGTTCCTCTAGGCTACAGTCATATATTTCAGCAGTATAACATTCTTGGACAGAGGCTTAGAATGCACTACCTCTCGCTGCAAGTCATCACGCGACTGCTCACAGGCCAATTTGTACCTATCCAGCGTACAAAGCTCTATGTGCTGCTTTATTCGATGCTCCCAGAAGAAAGGGTTCCTCTCAACGAGCTCTACAAAGAGCTCAAAACGTTACCCTAA
- the VRG4 gene encoding Vrg4p (Golgi GDP-mannose transporter; regulates Golgi function and glycosylation in Golgi; VRG4 has a paralog, HVG1, that arose from the whole genome duplication; GO_component: GO:0005794 - Golgi apparatus [Evidence IEA]; GO_component: GO:0005794 - Golgi apparatus [Evidence IDA] [PMID 9395539]; GO_component: GO:0000139 - Golgi membrane [Evidence IEA]; GO_component: GO:0031410 - cytoplasmic vesicle [Evidence IEA]; GO_component: GO:0030659 - cytoplasmic vesicle membrane [Evidence IEA]; GO_component: GO:0005783 - endoplasmic reticulum [Evidence IEA]; GO_component: GO:0005789 - endoplasmic reticulum membrane [Evidence IEA]; GO_component: GO:0016021 - integral component of membrane [Evidence IEA,IEA]; GO_component: GO:0016021 - integral component of membrane [Evidence ISM] [PMID 12192589]; GO_component: GO:0016020 - membrane [Evidence IEA]; GO_component: GO:0005739 - mitochondrion [Evidence IDA] [PMID 14576278]; GO_component: GO:0005739 - mitochondrion [Evidence IDA] [PMID 16823961]; GO_function: GO:0005458 - GDP-mannose transmembrane transporter activity [Evidence IDA] [PMID 20576760]; GO_function: GO:0005458 - GDP-mannose transmembrane transporter activity [Evidence IMP] [PMID 9395539]; GO_function: GO:0005338 - nucleotide-sugar transmembrane transporter activity [Evidence IEA]; GO_process: GO:0015784 - GDP-mannose transport [Evidence IMP] [PMID 9395539]; GO_process: GO:0008643 - carbohydrate transport [Evidence IEA]; GO_process: GO:1901679 - nucleotide transmembrane transport [Evidence IEA]; GO_process: GO:0015780 - nucleotide-sugar transport [Evidence IEA]; GO_process: GO:0055085 - transmembrane transport [Evidence IEA]; GO_process: GO:0006810 - transport [Evidence IEA]), giving the protein MPSDSSHISIQNSPPVAVLAYCMSSIMMTVTNKYVLSVGHFNFNCILLAVQSFVCLIVILGLKSAGIVNFRNFNSGEAKKWFPISVLLVAMIYTASKAMQYLSIPVYTIFKNVTIILIAYGEVLWFGGNVTPMALLSFLLIVLSSVVASWADITSAAPGSESAAYGIFNLGYFWMFANCLSNAGFVLFLRKRIKLTNFTDLDTMFYNNLLSIPVLLVGSIIFEDWSAENVALNFPPATRNVVFSMMILSGLFSLGISYTSGWCVRVTSSTTYSMVGALNKLPVALSGLIFFDTPVTFANCSAIFLGFLAGIVYAVAKVQQQKQKDNILPTSNKA; this is encoded by the coding sequence ATGCCTTCAGACAGTTCACATATTTCCATTCAGAACTCGCCCCCAGTGGCGGTTCTGGCCTATTGTATGTCGTCGATTATGATGACTGTTACTAATAAGTACGTGTTATCGGTTGGTcatttcaatttcaactGTATTCTTCTGGCAGTGCAGTCTTTTGTCTGTTTGATTGTTATTCTTGGTTTGAAATctgctggtattgtcaACTTCCGTAACTTCAATTCTGGTGAGGCCAAGAAATGGTTTCCTATTTCTGTTTTGTTGGTTGCTATGATTTACACTGCTTCCAAGGCTATGCAGTACTTATCTATTCCTGTTTACactattttcaaaaatgtGACCATCATTCTTATTGCTTATGGTGAGGTTCTTTGGTTTGGTGGTAATGTCACTCCCATGGCTTTGTTATCTTTCCTTTTGATTGTTCTTTCATCAGTCGTCGCGTCTTGGGCTGATATCacttctgctgctcctggAAGTGAGTCTGCTGCCTATGGTATTTTCAACCTGGGCTATTTCTGGATGTTTGCCAACTGTTTGTCCAACgctggttttgttttgttccTTCGTAAGCGTATAAAGTTGACCAACTTTACTGATTTGGATACCATGTTCTACAACAACTTGCTGTCCATTCCTGTTTTGCTTGTTggttctattattttcgaGGACTGGAGCGCTGAGAATGTTGCTCTTAACTTCCCCCCTGCAACCCGTAATGTTGTCTTCTCTATGATGATTCTTTCTGGTCTCTTCTCTCTTGGTATCTCGTATACATCTGGTTGGTGCGTTCGTGTTACCTCATCTACCACTTATAGTATGGTCGGTGCTCTCAATAAACTTCCCGTGGCTCTGTCTGGTCTGATCTTCTTCGACACTCCCGTAACCTTTGCCAACTGCTCTGCCATCTTCCTTGGTTTCCTTGCCGGCATTGTCTATGCTGTCGCCAAGgtccaacaacaaaaacagaAGGATAACATCCTCCCTACCTCCAACAAGGCCTAA